Proteins from a single region of Chlamydia buteonis:
- a CDS encoding ExbD/TolR family protein, whose amino-acid sequence MKRIIVEDTEEDPNVNLTPLIDIVFVILMAFMIAMPLIRIDSIALAPGTKNHKVLAKEDALPTTIKVLVDHTITLNDRALSLEELKTQLTLLHQQYPNQVPLLLQDGDTPFRLYQEVKTTIESAGFHELHIALKS is encoded by the coding sequence ATGAAACGTATTATCGTTGAAGATACTGAAGAAGATCCTAATGTTAATCTGACTCCATTGATTGACATTGTTTTTGTTATTTTAATGGCGTTTATGATAGCCATGCCTTTAATACGTATCGATTCTATAGCTTTAGCCCCTGGAACAAAAAATCATAAGGTTCTTGCAAAAGAAGATGCGCTGCCAACAACAATCAAGGTATTAGTAGATCATACGATCACTCTCAATGATCGAGCTCTTTCTTTAGAAGAACTAAAAACACAACTCACCCTTTTACATCAGCAATACCCAAATCAAGTGCCTTTGCTACTACAAGATGGCGATACACCTTTTAGATTATACCAAGAAGTAAAAACCACGATAGAATCAGCAGGATTTCACGAACTCCATATAGCTTTAAAAAGCTAA
- a CDS encoding inclusion-associated protein has protein sequence MKKALPYSLFAIIFHGACIALLTCSPANKPSTKLVPFKEKIVTLSEPCPSIATLTTTLPQPTLKEHTDKRDIEQSPHKQNLKPPVEKKKTEDIKKTRVPNKPIEKPKPKPKGENQPTASKSIGKEAKLKAIADLTKTLSKHLDESNVRLADITFPTNKQLSVQTTLATTQDEELCQLLREYMILPFSGEVRLKLVLTPQGLIQECVLLSEISESEKALILMRIHAIPFKKFLDKYKISKNIVFHIKLLSNES, from the coding sequence ATGAAAAAAGCCCTTCCTTATAGCCTTTTTGCAATCATTTTCCACGGAGCGTGTATAGCTCTCCTTACATGTTCTCCAGCAAACAAGCCATCTACTAAACTTGTACCATTTAAAGAAAAAATTGTTACTTTAAGCGAACCTTGTCCTAGTATAGCAACTCTAACAACTACGCTCCCTCAACCAACCCTAAAAGAACATACTGACAAACGCGACATTGAGCAATCTCCTCACAAACAGAACCTAAAACCACCTGTCGAAAAGAAAAAAACCGAGGATATTAAAAAAACTCGTGTCCCCAATAAACCTATAGAAAAGCCGAAACCAAAACCCAAGGGAGAAAATCAACCTACAGCAAGCAAAAGTATAGGGAAAGAAGCCAAACTTAAAGCAATTGCAGACCTGACAAAAACACTCTCAAAGCATCTCGATGAGAGTAATGTTCGGCTCGCCGATATTACTTTTCCTACAAATAAACAACTCTCAGTGCAAACAACTTTAGCAACAACACAAGATGAAGAATTATGCCAATTGCTCCGTGAGTACATGATTCTTCCTTTTTCTGGAGAAGTTAGATTAAAACTTGTATTAACGCCTCAAGGATTGATTCAGGAGTGTGTGTTATTATCCGAAATTAGCGAATCAGAAAAAGCACTCATTCTTATGCGCATCCACGCAATTCCCTTTAAAAAATTCTTAGACAAATACAAAATCTCGAAAAATATCGTTTTTCATATTAAACTGCTGAGTAATGAGTCTTAA
- the tolB gene encoding Tol-Pal system protein TolB encodes MLRRMLVSAFLIFGMISLYAKDLEVSVRSEISRLPIHIELKISPNDAPQQKYLRSLCTTFINDLALGDRLQPSLVQTGNSSAPFNIAIVSHYPEITFTIARGSQNHHPVHSLVLTEDNICNRQKIHEAADKIHYALTSVPGISSGKIIFSLSKNPQDCELKQGELWSVDYDGGNLRPLTQENSLSITPNWMNIGSKNPYLYVSYKFGIPKIFIGSLENTTGKKVLHLQGNQFMPAFSPRKKLLAFISDSYGNPDLFLQSFSLSKGAMGKPRRVLNETFGTQGNPSFSPDGSKLVFVSNKDGRPRLYILQIDPEIQSPRLLTKKYRNSSCPSWSPDGKKIAFCSVIKGVRQICLYDLATGKDYQLTTTPVDKEGPSWAVDSQHLVYSAGNSGESELYLLSLITQKTKKIVIGLGEKRFPSWGGFPDNQ; translated from the coding sequence ATGTTACGACGTATGTTAGTCAGTGCTTTCCTGATTTTTGGGATGATCTCCCTCTATGCTAAAGACTTAGAAGTCTCTGTGCGTTCGGAGATATCTCGTTTACCCATACATATAGAGTTAAAGATCAGCCCTAACGATGCGCCACAACAAAAATATTTACGCTCATTGTGTACCACCTTCATTAATGATTTAGCTCTTGGTGATCGTCTTCAGCCTTCTCTTGTTCAAACCGGAAACTCCTCAGCACCTTTTAATATAGCTATTGTTTCCCATTATCCAGAAATCACATTTACCATAGCCAGAGGCAGTCAAAATCATCACCCAGTGCACTCTCTCGTGCTTACAGAAGATAACATCTGTAACCGTCAGAAAATACATGAAGCTGCTGATAAGATTCATTATGCTCTTACAAGTGTTCCTGGAATCAGCTCGGGGAAAATTATTTTTTCTCTAAGTAAAAATCCTCAAGATTGTGAATTAAAACAAGGTGAGCTTTGGTCGGTAGATTATGATGGAGGAAATTTGCGTCCCCTTACACAAGAAAACTCCTTATCTATTACTCCAAATTGGATGAATATAGGGAGCAAGAATCCTTACCTGTATGTTTCCTATAAATTTGGCATTCCGAAGATTTTCATAGGCTCTTTAGAGAACACTACTGGGAAAAAGGTTCTTCATTTACAAGGGAATCAGTTTATGCCAGCTTTTTCTCCAAGGAAAAAGCTGTTAGCTTTTATTTCGGATTCGTATGGGAATCCTGATTTGTTTCTTCAGAGCTTTTCTCTATCAAAAGGAGCTATGGGGAAACCCCGTAGAGTACTTAATGAAACTTTTGGAACACAAGGCAACCCTTCTTTTAGTCCTGACGGCTCTAAGTTAGTTTTTGTTTCTAATAAAGATGGTAGACCACGTTTATACATCCTTCAAATAGACCCAGAAATTCAATCTCCCCGATTGTTAACGAAAAAATATAGAAATAGCAGTTGCCCTTCATGGTCTCCTGATGGTAAAAAAATAGCCTTTTGCTCTGTGATTAAGGGTGTTCGGCAGATTTGCCTATATGATCTGGCTACTGGGAAAGATTATCAACTAACAACAACCCCTGTAGACAAGGAAGGGCCTTCATGGGCCGTGGATAGTCAGCATCTTGTGTATAGTGCAGGGAATTCAGGAGAGTCAGAACTTTATTTATTAAGTCTGATTACCCAAAAAACTAAGAAAATTGTTATAGGATTAGGGGAAAAACGTTTTCCTTCTTGGGGAGGTTTCCCTGATAACCAATAA
- a CDS encoding OmpA family protein — protein MKKKYLSVLSCLLLTLFALPSCSYPCGDWDTICEDCQHPRRRKQNFAFVPLYTDEEMNQHFADTYDSKEEQLYKTSSQAVAFRNITFATDSYTIKGEENLAILSSLVRQMQKSPRTTLYIEGHTDERGAAAYNLALGARRANAVKQHLIKQGISADRLFTVSYGKEQPINSGHNELAWQQNRRTEFKIHAR, from the coding sequence ATGAAAAAGAAATACCTAAGCGTTCTGAGTTGTTTACTACTTACTCTTTTCGCCTTACCTTCATGCTCTTATCCTTGTGGTGATTGGGATACTATTTGCGAAGATTGTCAGCATCCTAGAAGAAGAAAACAAAATTTCGCTTTTGTTCCTCTCTACACCGATGAAGAGATGAATCAACACTTTGCGGATACCTATGATTCCAAAGAAGAACAGTTGTATAAAACAAGCAGCCAGGCAGTTGCTTTCCGCAATATTACTTTCGCAACTGATAGCTACACCATCAAAGGTGAAGAAAACTTAGCTATTTTATCTAGTCTTGTTCGTCAAATGCAGAAATCTCCAAGAACAACACTTTATATAGAGGGTCATACTGATGAGCGTGGAGCTGCAGCTTATAACCTAGCCTTAGGAGCTCGCCGCGCCAATGCCGTTAAGCAACATTTGATTAAACAGGGAATTTCAGCAGACCGGCTATTCACCGTATCTTATGGAAAAGAACAGCCGATAAACTCTGGTCATAATGAACTTGCTTGGCAACAAAATCGTCGTACAGAATTTAAAATCCATGCACGTTAA
- a CDS encoding LysM peptidoglycan-binding domain-containing protein, giving the protein MHVNYKHFLYYGFWCCLGVTLPTQAAGKPPAIQTVLAEIEDASAKLLCHEAEIQMLTDRIDEQDSKIQRLSSAKPESLTKQIQQLEIEYKTLAKTVAVLTASVKDIQSTLHNKLQEIQKDHKTLSQDIRLLRRSLLALVDGTSPEAYTDLSEEIPSHIHIVKPGETLGKIAAKYKVPVAELKKLNKLNSDIIYANQKLCLPENKK; this is encoded by the coding sequence ATGCACGTTAATTATAAACATTTCCTCTATTACGGATTCTGGTGCTGCTTAGGAGTTACTTTGCCTACACAAGCAGCGGGGAAACCTCCTGCCATACAAACTGTGCTTGCAGAGATAGAAGATGCTTCTGCAAAATTGTTATGCCACGAAGCAGAAATTCAAATGCTTACAGATCGCATAGATGAACAAGATAGCAAAATACAAAGACTTTCTTCTGCAAAACCAGAATCTCTCACAAAACAAATTCAACAATTAGAAATTGAATACAAAACCCTAGCCAAGACCGTTGCGGTACTGACAGCATCTGTAAAAGATATCCAATCTACATTACACAACAAACTCCAAGAAATACAAAAAGATCACAAGACTCTTTCTCAAGATATTCGTCTCTTACGACGTTCTCTTCTTGCTCTGGTTGATGGAACTTCTCCCGAAGCGTATACTGATCTTAGTGAAGAGATTCCTTCTCACATCCATATTGTAAAACCTGGAGAAACTTTAGGTAAAATTGCCGCGAAATATAAAGTTCCTGTAGCAGAATTAAAAAAACTTAATAAATTGAATTCTGATATTATTTACGCAAATCAAAAGCTTTGTTTACCAGAGAATAAGAAGTAA
- a CDS encoding peroxiredoxin, with the protein MGSLFIGKAAPDFSVQAVVDGEVKNISLQDYRGKYVILFFYPKDFTYVCPTELHAFQDSLEEFENRGAQVIGCSVDDLDTHQRWLKTDKKAGGVKGITYPLVSDTTHELSKLYSVLDSQSGLSFRGSFLIDQGGIIRHMVVNDLPLGRSIDEELRVLDALIFFENHGLVCPANWQQGQRAMAPNEEGLKEYFGTID; encoded by the coding sequence TTGGGATCGCTATTTATTGGGAAAGCTGCCCCAGATTTTTCTGTGCAAGCAGTCGTTGACGGCGAAGTAAAGAACATCTCTTTGCAAGATTATCGTGGTAAATACGTTATTCTTTTCTTTTATCCTAAGGACTTTACTTATGTTTGCCCTACAGAGTTACATGCTTTTCAAGATTCTTTAGAAGAGTTTGAAAATCGCGGAGCTCAAGTTATCGGCTGTTCCGTTGATGATCTCGACACACACCAGCGCTGGTTAAAAACCGACAAAAAAGCTGGTGGAGTTAAAGGTATCACCTATCCTCTAGTTTCCGATACAACTCATGAGCTTTCTAAGCTTTATAGTGTTTTAGACTCCCAATCAGGGTTATCTTTCCGAGGGTCATTCTTGATTGATCAGGGGGGTATAATCAGACATATGGTAGTAAATGACCTTCCTTTAGGTCGTTCTATAGATGAAGAGCTTCGAGTGTTAGATGCTTTGATTTTCTTTGAAAATCATGGATTAGTATGTCCTGCAAATTGGCAACAAGGGCAGAGAGCTATGGCTCCTAATGAAGAAGGTTTAAAAGAATATTTCGGAACTATCGATTAG
- a CDS encoding molecular chaperone GroEL — MSKIFKNRLEGLSALNRGVRALAKAVITTLGPQGSCVVIKKDRVPPYVTKHGASIAKEVTLTDAFEHTGLKLAKEAALQTEMQVGDGSTTTIVLIDALFSSGLKGVAVGLDPLEIKQGIYLAGDMLDKELTKLAIEADPKEDVLQIATTSANNDAFIGRLISDAIATVGIEGVISIKEGTNKETTLKATADVGLNAGYLSPYFITHPETMEVVYENVSILLCNQTLSCLNQAFIHFLDQTFQTSKNPLIIIAEDFDPQLLSILIVNKLKGGLPICAIKAPGFGNQRKEILEDIAILTGATVVGDLLGISLEEWSPGILGFVGKIVITQNTTLLSGGKGNQEKKEQRIDYLRRAIVHSSSEMDTEDLEKRLARFVGGIAQIHLGATTENEYREKRICLESALKATKAAFKEGCLPGGGTALARAASVVKIPEQLPAGVMFGCKCMLQSAEAPLRILARNSGKVPNAVVAAVLEHADPYFGYNCVHDTFENLISAGVLDPLTVIKYILKHSISISCLLLTSSFFIVDSSKELQDPQFPETSHPDDL; from the coding sequence GTGTCTAAAATATTCAAGAATCGATTAGAAGGGCTTAGCGCGTTAAATCGGGGAGTGCGTGCTTTAGCTAAAGCCGTAATTACAACTTTAGGGCCACAAGGGTCTTGTGTTGTCATCAAAAAAGATCGCGTACCTCCTTATGTCACGAAACATGGTGCTTCTATAGCTAAAGAAGTGACTTTGACGGATGCTTTTGAACATACGGGTTTGAAGCTTGCTAAAGAAGCTGCGCTGCAAACAGAAATGCAGGTAGGAGATGGATCTACTACCACAATTGTATTGATAGATGCATTATTTTCGTCGGGATTGAAGGGCGTCGCTGTTGGGTTAGATCCTTTAGAGATCAAACAAGGAATTTATCTTGCTGGGGACATGCTGGATAAGGAGCTTACTAAGCTCGCAATTGAGGCGGATCCAAAAGAAGACGTATTACAAATAGCTACAACATCTGCAAATAACGACGCCTTTATAGGAAGACTTATATCTGATGCTATAGCAACTGTAGGTATAGAAGGTGTTATCTCTATAAAAGAAGGGACGAATAAAGAGACGACGCTAAAAGCAACTGCTGATGTGGGGTTGAATGCTGGATATTTATCCCCTTATTTTATAACCCATCCAGAGACTATGGAAGTGGTTTATGAAAATGTCTCCATCTTGTTATGCAATCAGACGTTATCTTGTTTAAATCAAGCATTTATTCATTTTTTAGATCAGACTTTTCAGACGAGTAAGAATCCTTTAATTATCATTGCTGAAGATTTTGATCCCCAGCTTCTTTCGATTTTAATTGTTAATAAGCTTAAGGGGGGGCTCCCCATATGTGCTATAAAAGCTCCTGGTTTCGGTAATCAACGTAAGGAAATCCTCGAAGATATTGCTATTTTAACAGGGGCAACTGTTGTAGGGGATCTATTGGGAATTTCTTTGGAAGAATGGAGTCCAGGCATTCTTGGTTTCGTTGGGAAGATCGTCATTACACAAAATACAACGCTTTTATCAGGAGGAAAAGGAAATCAAGAAAAAAAAGAACAGCGTATAGATTATTTACGCCGGGCAATTGTTCATAGTAGTTCCGAAATGGATACTGAAGATTTGGAAAAGCGTTTAGCCAGGTTTGTTGGAGGAATTGCTCAAATACATTTAGGGGCAACTACAGAAAACGAATATAGAGAAAAGAGAATTTGTTTAGAAAGTGCTTTAAAAGCAACAAAAGCAGCTTTTAAAGAAGGATGCCTTCCTGGAGGTGGAACAGCGTTAGCTCGTGCCGCATCTGTTGTAAAAATCCCAGAGCAATTACCGGCTGGGGTGATGTTTGGCTGTAAGTGTATGTTGCAATCAGCAGAAGCTCCTCTGAGGATCTTGGCAAGAAATTCGGGGAAAGTTCCAAATGCTGTAGTTGCGGCAGTCTTAGAACATGCTGATCCTTATTTTGGATACAATTGTGTTCATGATACCTTTGAAAATTTAATTTCAGCAGGGGTTTTAGATCCACTAACAGTGATTAAATATATTTTAAAGCATTCTATTTCTATTTCTTGCTTACTTTTGACTAGTTCATTTTTTATCGTGGACTCTTCTAAGGAATTGCAAGATCCTCAATTTCCGGAAACTTCTCACCCGGACGATCTCTAG
- a CDS encoding DUF1343 domain-containing protein translates to MRLIRSFLILLCLFPCLGFSQVSVGLDRIFNDEPYLSWIRGKKITLISHNAAVNHEGKDALSVFLEHHDLCSLNVLCTLEHGYYGTAPAETPGTVPRIQGLRIVSLYGVKEVPEHAVQGSDVLIYDVQDIGVRSYTFITSLLHLVRAAQKYKKNLIILDRPNPMGGKIIDGPMPISQSEYAPEIPYCYGMTPGELALFYKAKYAPYAEVSVVPMQGWKRSMTFSQTGLNWIPTSPQIPDAQTTFFYAATGIIGALSISSIGIGYTLPFRLIGAPWMDGNLVAKKLNEARLPGVTFYPFCYEPFFGKYKMELCSGVLLVLDRPGEFLPMETQSTILGTLKTLYPKQVENAFNALEKIPLRKNSIYRCLGEETFLHICQKERYIIWPLKKLCNEGRTQFQIIRKPFLIADYGEEE, encoded by the coding sequence ATGAGACTTATACGCTCATTTTTAATTTTATTATGTTTATTTCCTTGCTTAGGGTTCTCTCAAGTGTCGGTGGGACTAGATCGTATTTTTAATGATGAGCCTTATCTTTCTTGGATTCGTGGTAAGAAAATAACATTAATATCTCATAATGCTGCTGTTAACCATGAGGGGAAAGATGCCCTATCTGTTTTCCTAGAACATCATGATCTATGCTCTTTGAATGTTCTCTGTACTTTAGAACATGGATATTATGGAACTGCACCGGCAGAAACTCCTGGAACAGTTCCTAGGATTCAGGGATTACGCATAGTTTCATTATATGGTGTTAAAGAGGTTCCTGAGCATGCTGTGCAGGGTAGTGATGTTTTAATATATGATGTGCAGGATATCGGAGTGCGTTCTTATACTTTCATTACTTCCTTGCTCCATCTGGTGCGTGCGGCACAAAAGTATAAAAAAAACCTAATCATTTTAGATCGCCCGAATCCTATGGGCGGTAAGATAATAGATGGCCCTATGCCTATATCTCAATCGGAGTATGCTCCTGAAATTCCCTATTGTTACGGAATGACTCCTGGGGAATTAGCACTTTTTTATAAAGCAAAATACGCTCCCTATGCTGAAGTGTCGGTAGTTCCTATGCAGGGATGGAAGCGCTCTATGACATTTTCGCAAACAGGATTAAATTGGATTCCTACTAGCCCACAAATTCCTGATGCGCAAACGACATTTTTTTATGCAGCAACAGGGATTATCGGAGCCTTGTCTATATCCAGTATTGGTATAGGCTATACCCTGCCTTTTCGGTTGATTGGTGCTCCTTGGATGGATGGGAATCTTGTTGCTAAGAAACTAAATGAAGCGCGCTTACCGGGAGTGACATTTTATCCTTTTTGTTACGAACCTTTTTTTGGCAAATATAAAATGGAGCTTTGCTCAGGTGTTTTGCTGGTATTAGATAGACCTGGAGAGTTTCTTCCTATGGAAACGCAAAGTACAATTTTAGGAACTTTGAAAACTCTTTATCCTAAACAAGTGGAGAATGCATTTAACGCTTTAGAGAAAATTCCTTTGCGAAAAAACTCTATATATCGTTGTTTAGGAGAAGAAACATTTCTGCATATCTGCCAGAAAGAACGCTATATTATTTGGCCGTTAAAAAAGTTGTGTAATGAGGGGAGAACACAGTTCCAAATTATACGTAAGCCTTTCTTAATAGCTGATTATGGTGAAGAAGAGTAA
- the rdgB gene encoding RdgB/HAM1 family non-canonical purine NTP pyrophosphatase, whose protein sequence is MKIVIASSHGYKIRETKTFLKLLGSFDIFSLTDFPNYHSPKEVGCLPEENALAKGLHAARELNSWVIADDTMLMVPALNGRPGKLSATFAGEDACDKDHRKKLLQEMQSLESIVDRSAYFECCIVLASPEGKFFKTRGICEGYISLQEKGSSGFGYDSLFLKYDYKQTFAELSEDIKNQVSHRAKALQKLAPYLQDLLEKQLVSRN, encoded by the coding sequence ATGAAGATAGTAATTGCTAGCTCCCACGGTTATAAAATACGAGAAACCAAGACTTTTTTAAAACTATTAGGAAGCTTTGACATTTTCTCATTAACAGATTTCCCTAACTACCACTCTCCTAAAGAAGTAGGTTGTCTTCCCGAAGAAAACGCTCTAGCAAAAGGTCTCCACGCAGCAAGGGAACTGAACTCTTGGGTAATTGCTGATGACACTATGCTCATGGTCCCTGCATTAAATGGGCGTCCTGGAAAGCTATCAGCTACTTTTGCCGGAGAAGATGCTTGTGATAAAGACCACAGAAAAAAACTTTTACAAGAAATGCAATCTTTAGAAAGCATCGTAGATCGTTCTGCCTATTTTGAATGTTGCATTGTGCTTGCTTCACCTGAAGGAAAATTCTTTAAGACTCGTGGGATTTGTGAAGGATATATTAGCCTTCAAGAAAAAGGTTCTTCTGGTTTTGGTTACGATTCTTTATTTTTAAAATATGACTATAAACAGACCTTCGCTGAACTTTCCGAAGATATAAAAAACCAAGTCTCTCATAGAGCTAAAGCTTTACAAAAGCTAGCCCCTTATTTACAAGACCTGTTAGAGAAACAGCTAGTCTCTAGGAATTAA